In Acidicapsa acidisoli, the genomic window TGCTGTGTCTCGATGGTAAAAGTCTTCGATGGCATCCCATTCCTGAAGAGAAGTCACGCTGGGCGGCGAGATCCAGCCTATCCAATGCGCTGCGCGTTGCCAGCTGCGGATAGCATCCGGATTATTTACGCTGATTCTGCCGTCGGTTTCGATGACGCGTCCCCCGCCTTCAGAGATCTGCCATTCCAGGGCGTTACAGGTCAAGCCTTCACCTGCCGCTCCCGGCCATATAAATCCCCAGAAGTTTTTTTGGCCTCTGGCGCGCTCGCCGTTCTGGATCTTTACGGCCATTTGCTCGAGTTCGTCCCACGTACGGGGCGGCGCGGAGTACCCATACCTTCGAAGCAAATCCCTTCGGTAAAACAGCACTCCGATATCGGAATGATAAGGCACCGCGACAAGCTTCCCTTTGACCGTGTAACTGGCGGCGACATCGGCGTTGATCGAAGAGAGTTCTGTCGCCAGATACGGCTTCAGGTCCATCAGTTCATCGCTCAAAACTCCGGGCCAGATCACATCGACACCAGACACGTCCGGGGTAGAACTCCCCTGACTAAGTAGCTTCCTGACCAGGTCTAACTGGTCCAGCGTGGTCTCTGGGGTCGGCAGATGCTTGACGCTAATTCCTGTCTCCTGCGTGAAATCCTTCAACCTGTCGTCTGCAACCACAGTATGATCGGTTAGGTCGTGCGACCACTCTGGATCTACGAACGTGACCGCCGCAGGCTCCTTGGAAACTGGACGCTGTCCAAAAAGAATCAGGGAAAAAAGGAAAGTACATACGGCCCCGGCGGCCTTCGTCGAACGCGGCCCTGAAGCTTTCCACATATCGATCGTAAGACCCATTGAACAACCTACGAGGTTTTTGATCTCTACTACAGGCACCTCCACGATGTACCTGTGTTCCCAGATTGTCAAACAGTTTGTTAGCGCAAATTGGTCGCGATCACTCTATCAAACGTGTTCGCGTCCTCCGTGGATAAAATGGTGAGGGCGTCCGAGCCAGATCTTGGTACACGGCGGGCGCAAAGATGCTTGAAAATGATATCTATTGGCGCAAATGACAATATCACTGGAGCATCGCACTGGAACAGTCTCTCAGCAGCGCCAAAATCTCTCGATAGCATGCATCGGTGCGGTTGGGCGCAACATACTTCGCGAGACGATTTGATATCACGCAAATCCAGAGTTCCACGCCGTCAACGTAAGCTGCAACTCTGCTCCGTCGGATCGTCAGGCTCTTCGGGTCAAGTTCCAGTCGCGTTTATCACAAAGCTTACAGGCATTGGCCTCATGTACTTCTCCCGCTAGGATTGATATTGCCTCCTGCGGTGTTTTTCGTTACCTACTGACTCGTTCCTGCGGCTCGGGTCAGAGCAACAGAAACGGGCACTGTCTTAGAGCTCAATGACCACCTTGCCCAAGGAGCCCGAGGCAACGAGTGCATGCGCCTGGCCAATCATTGAAGCGTTGAAGCGCTCGGCCGCAAGAAGGGGTTTGAGCTTTCCCTCATCGGCCATCTTTGCGGCTGCAGCCAAAATCTCCCCGTGATGCTGGCGGCCTTCACCTGTGATGAGCGGCAACAGCGTGAACACGCCGGAATACGTTGCTCCTCGGAAGGACAGCGGAGCGAGAGCGTGCGTACCCCAGCCGAGGCAGCTCAGCACGTGACCGGTGTAACGGCGAACGGCAGCGAAAGAATCGTCCAGCGTCTTGCCGCCGACCGTGTCGTAGACAACGTCGAAGCCCGCACCGTCGGTATATTTTGCAAGGTACTCCGCCAGTGAAAGAGCTTTATAGTCGATAGGAGTTGCGCCAAACCCCGTCGCGATCTCGGTCTTATCCGCGGACACAGTAGCGAAGACCTCCGCTCCACGGGCTTTCGCAATTTGTACTGCGATATGCCCTACACCGCCTGCACCAGCGTGAATCAAAACCTTTTGCCCCGCATGGACTCCGGCGCGATCAACCAGGCCTTCCCAGGCCGTGATCGTACTGAGCGGAAGAGCCGCGGCCTCCCGCATCGAGAGTTTCGACGGTTTATGCGCGAGTAACCTGGCGTCGGCGGCAACAAGCTCAGCGAGAGAACCCTGTAGGCCTCCCACTCCGCCCGTCATGCCAAAGACTTCATGGTCACGCTTGAATTCGGTTACTCCTTCTCCGACTTCTTCCACTACACCAGCCATATCGAGACCGAGCACGGCGGGTAGTGGCTGCCTGGCATGAGCAGCTTGGCCAGCCCGTATTTTGATGTCCAGAGGGTTAACGCCGCTTGCATGAATTCGAACGAGAACCTCGCCAGCCTTCGCAATCGGGTCCGGCGCTACCGCTTCGAGAAAGTCTCCATCAGGCTGTTCCACCTTATAGATTTTCATTGTCGCGCTCCTTCTTTGAACATGAGGAGGTTACAGGTTTAGCACCTGTGTATCTTTATTGAACTGCGGAGAACGCGCTTGAGACGTTCCAAGACTCGGTGCCGAGACCTCGAAATGCCACCGCCACGATACCCGACTGCCCGCTGGGACTCAGTGGGCATGACCGACAATTGGCAAGAAAATCATAGACCTGTCGATCAGGTCGAGTATCGTGTCCATATCGATGGCCCTACCCATCTGTTTACGCGCAACCCGTCGCAAGTGGGTGTCAGCAGGCCGGATCAAGTTGGCATTAGATTTCCCAGTGAAGGTGGACATGGCACCACCTCTGCATCTCCCGCAAGTCTGTTCCGTGCCCTCCTCTCGGCTTCGGCCATTCGTCTGCGCACAAAAGCTATTGCACGGCGATCGTAACGTTCACCGAGGTCGTGATTTTAGCGTTAGACGAATCCACTCCGGTCACAGTAAACGTGTAGTTGCCGGCCGTAGTAGCTGGCGTTCCTAGGCTCTGACTCGATGAACCGCTTCCGCTGCCGCCTCCGCAGCCGATGACTCCTGCCGCAACAACGGTCAGGCTGAGGAGAACCAGCATTGACAACCAGCGACGGCGGCGCGAGGAGACCCCAAACACCGCGACAAGAGCCAGCGCCGAACCGCCGGAGCCGAGACCCCAGACATTCATTCGCTTTGGTAGAGCGAGAGACGCGCTCGACGCTGCTGTTGTGCTCACACTGAACGTTGTGGTCGCAGTGCCAGCGGTCTGGAGGGTGATGCTCGTTGGATTGAGTGTGCACGTTGGTAGGCTCTGCGCACCGCTTGGCGAAGCGGTCAACGTGCAGGTCAGGTTCATCGTGCCTGAGTAGTTGTTGCCCGCCATAAAGGTGGCCGTCGCAGTTGCGGTGTTTCCGGGCGAAACAGGAGATGGTGTGGGCAAAGTAACCACAACCGGGGAAACGGTGATCGACGCGGTCCCATTCGCAGCCGCGTAGGTGCTGTCGCCGGAGTAGGCTGCCGTCAATGTGTTGGCGCCACTGTTTAACGTTCCCGGCGCGATAGTGAAGCTGGCCGAGCCGCCTGACAGAGTTTGGGGGGCGCTATAGGAGCCGCTCGACAGAATGACGATTCCGGTCGGCGTTGCTTGTCCGGAAGCTCCTGCGATCGAGATCTTCACGATGTCGCTTTCCGTGTTGGTGATGTTGGCGGACGAGGGCGTTACTGTGACTGTGGGAGCTACCGAGCCGATCTGGGCCGAGACCGTGATCGTGGCGGACTGTGTTGCACTCGTGTAGGTGATGGCGCCTGAAGCGTCCGGAGTATAGGTCGCGGTTAGCGTGTCGCTCCCAACAGGCAGGGTTCCAGCAGTAAGGCTGAAGGTTGTCGAGCCCGCCGATAGCGTTTGTTGCTGGTTGTAGGTAGCGCTCGCGAGTGTCACAGAGCCGGTTGGAGTGGGGTTGCCGTTCCCGCCATTGACAGTGACTGCAACGGTGAATGCAGTTGCCGTCGTGATGTTCGATGGAGAAGGAGTCATCACGATAGTGGGCGTTACATAATCTGCGGTTAGTGGAACCGTGGTAGAGAGACTGGACTTGTAGTCGCTGTCTCCGGGATAGCTTGCCTCAACGTTGTGCGTTCCGGAGCCGAGAGGGGAAATGCCCGTTGCGACTGCGGTGACGGTGTGTGTCAATTGTGCAGCAAGGATAGTGGCTGAATTGCCGTAATAGTTCGCTGTGGCGAGATCGGGAATGCCGTCACCGTTGAAATCCCCGACTACCAATGCATACGGTTCGGCTCCCGTTGCGGGAATTGCTCCAGACGTAAATGTGCCGTCGCC contains:
- a CDS encoding extracellular solute-binding protein; amino-acid sequence: MGLTIDMWKASGPRSTKAAGAVCTFLFSLILFGQRPVSKEPAAVTFVDPEWSHDLTDHTVVADDRLKDFTQETGISVKHLPTPETTLDQLDLVRKLLSQGSSTPDVSGVDVIWPGVLSDELMDLKPYLATELSSINADVAASYTVKGKLVAVPYHSDIGVLFYRRDLLRRYGYSAPPRTWDELEQMAVKIQNGERARGQKNFWGFIWPGAAGEGLTCNALEWQISEGGGRVIETDGRISVNNPDAIRSWQRAAHWIGWISPPSVTSLQEWDAIEDFYHRDTAAFFRGWARTYLLSVRDIPSIRDKIGITSIPAGKNAQAATLGGFGLGISRSSRHSAEALQLIRFLIHREIEIEEARADYESRNWPELYDPTAILRARPGSVDTGKHQVSGVVARPSTVAGEKYEEVSRAYIQAVRSVLLGQSKAPEAAASLEQQLVQITDLKPGPPSRNRIPKDKSPGKVSGSRPAGGSTGASPHQYLD
- a CDS encoding zinc-dependent alcohol dehydrogenase family protein, with product MKIYKVEQPDGDFLEAVAPDPIAKAGEVLVRIHASGVNPLDIKIRAGQAAHARQPLPAVLGLDMAGVVEEVGEGVTEFKRDHEVFGMTGGVGGLQGSLAELVAADARLLAHKPSKLSMREAAALPLSTITAWEGLVDRAGVHAGQKVLIHAGAGGVGHIAVQIAKARGAEVFATVSADKTEIATGFGATPIDYKALSLAEYLAKYTDGAGFDVVYDTVGGKTLDDSFAAVRRYTGHVLSCLGWGTHALAPLSFRGATYSGVFTLLPLITGEGRQHHGEILAAAAKMADEGKLKPLLAAERFNASMIGQAHALVASGSLGKVVIEL